A genomic region of Ktedonobacteraceae bacterium contains the following coding sequences:
- the cofC gene encoding 2-phospho-L-lactate guanylyltransferase, whose translation MKYTALIPVKSLALAKSRLVPSLTQHERETLVLDMLHHVLRILRQSECFEHISVVSADARVLSQAEQWGAHALPEERDGHNPALEAAARRELAAGSAALLTISADLPLLTVCDIRALARQSAQYEVVLAASREGTGTNAVLVRPPLALPYLFGPNSLHLHKQAAIQRNLHYLIYNSRGLAMDVDTIDDLHEIQDAGCICQQANYAKLATPNL comes from the coding sequence ATGAAGTATACAGCTCTTATTCCGGTAAAATCGCTCGCCCTGGCTAAAAGTCGCCTGGTCCCCTCTTTAACACAGCACGAACGCGAAACATTAGTTCTGGATATGCTGCATCATGTGCTGCGGATTCTGCGCCAGAGCGAATGCTTCGAACATATATCAGTAGTAAGCGCCGATGCTCGGGTGCTATCCCAGGCCGAGCAATGGGGGGCACACGCGCTGCCTGAAGAGAGAGATGGACATAACCCCGCGTTGGAAGCTGCCGCCCGGCGAGAACTCGCAGCAGGCTCAGCTGCCCTTTTGACGATCTCCGCAGACCTTCCCTTGCTGACGGTTTGCGATATTCGCGCTCTCGCCAGGCAATCTGCACAGTATGAAGTCGTACTTGCGGCATCAAGGGAGGGAACTGGAACCAACGCTGTCCTTGTACGCCCGCCGCTGGCGTTGCCATATCTCTTTGGCCCCAACAGCCTGCACCTCCATAAACAAGCAGCAATACAGAGAAACTTACATTACTTGATCTACAACAGCCGTGGCCTCGCTATGGATGTTGACACGATTGATGATCTCCACGAGATACAAGACGCTGGTTGTATTTGCCAACAAGCGAATTATGCTAAGCTTGCAACCCCGAACTTGTGA
- a CDS encoding DUF1269 domain-containing protein — MSNLFVLKCADETTADNILDTLKRLNQQHLITVEDAALVTLKPNGRPKIRQENDLVGKGALGGAFWGMLIGLLFLSPLLGAAIGAGAGALAGRLSDVGINDDFIKQVGSAIHPGEAALFLLTSNEVADRVLPALKQYRFEVIRTSLSQEDEARLHEMLGPAIPARA, encoded by the coding sequence ATGAGTAATCTCTTTGTACTCAAATGCGCGGATGAGACTACTGCGGACAACATTCTCGATACGCTGAAGCGCCTGAACCAGCAGCACCTGATCACAGTGGAAGATGCCGCTCTTGTGACATTGAAACCGAATGGCAGGCCAAAAATCCGTCAGGAAAATGACCTGGTGGGAAAAGGCGCACTGGGAGGAGCCTTCTGGGGCATGCTGATAGGGTTGTTGTTCCTATCCCCTTTGCTGGGCGCTGCGATTGGCGCGGGAGCGGGCGCGCTTGCAGGCAGACTCAGCGACGTTGGAATCAACGATGATTTTATCAAACAGGTGGGCAGCGCGATCCATCCCGGCGAAGCCGCGCTGTTTTTGCTCACCAGTAACGAGGTTGCCGATAGGGTGTTGCCGGCACTGAAACAGTACCGGTTTGAAGTGATCCGAACTTCACTCTCACAGGAAGATGAGGCTCGCTTACACGAAATGCTCGGACCAGCGATCCCCGCGCGGGCATAA
- a CDS encoding PPOX class F420-dependent oxidoreductase — MATQLSEKARAFLQERRFAVLGTINVDGSVQLTTMWYLLEGDTIVMNTKIGRLKDRNLRRDPRISVCVPDGYNYVTVSGTAELIDDSEIAQRDIYRLAVRYDGEESAKQQMEAHFSSEPRETIHLKIQHVIEHF, encoded by the coding sequence ATGGCTACTCAACTATCTGAAAAAGCGCGTGCGTTCTTGCAAGAGCGCCGGTTTGCCGTACTGGGAACGATCAACGTCGATGGTTCTGTCCAGTTGACCACCATGTGGTACCTGCTTGAGGGTGATACCATCGTCATGAATACGAAAATCGGTCGCCTCAAAGATCGTAACCTGCGCCGCGATCCACGCATTTCGGTATGCGTACCAGATGGATACAATTACGTCACCGTCAGCGGCACTGCCGAACTGATTGATGACTCGGAAATCGCCCAGCGGGATATCTACCGGCTGGCCGTCCGTTACGATGGCGAAGAATCGGCGAAGCAGCAAATGGAGGCCCACTTCTCGAGCGAACCCCGGGAAACCATCCATTTGAAAATACAACACGTTATCGAACACTTTTGA
- a CDS encoding SCP2 sterol-binding domain-containing protein: MSQQVQEFFTALATRRYEPLLHSVSGTVRWNIEGEGYWNVVINKGAITVNRDAMLPDSVMSCSEDTFLALARGVQNPLTAFLQGKLAIQGNIGLAHVFQRVFENQPGKSTHMASSRRES, from the coding sequence ATGTCTCAGCAAGTCCAGGAATTCTTCACAGCACTGGCAACGCGTCGTTACGAACCCCTGCTTCACAGTGTTTCAGGTACTGTCCGGTGGAACATTGAGGGAGAAGGATATTGGAATGTGGTGATCAACAAAGGTGCCATCACCGTCAATCGTGATGCCATGCTCCCCGATAGTGTCATGTCCTGTAGTGAAGACACCTTCCTTGCTCTTGCTAGAGGCGTGCAAAATCCGCTCACCGCCTTCCTTCAGGGCAAGCTGGCTATTCAGGGAAATATTGGACTGGCCCACGTTTTCCAGCGGGTCTTTGAAAACCAGCCAGGCAAGAGCACGCACATGGCAAGCAGCAGGAGAGAGTCATGA
- a CDS encoding DoxX family protein, giving the protein MLQSLARLLLSGIFITGGAEAFLHPGGRVNKVSDAGIPQPKQSVELNGLAMVVGGTMMGLGLAPKLGALILLGTLLPTTFVGHAFWKEESEAARKGQATQFYKNLGLLGGLLLVITE; this is encoded by the coding sequence ATGCTACAATCACTGGCACGTTTATTACTTTCGGGTATCTTCATCACGGGAGGGGCCGAAGCATTTTTGCACCCCGGTGGGCGAGTCAATAAGGTTTCTGATGCCGGTATTCCCCAACCGAAGCAATCTGTAGAGTTGAATGGACTGGCGATGGTCGTTGGTGGAACGATGATGGGGCTGGGGTTGGCACCCAAATTGGGAGCTCTTATTCTCCTTGGCACCCTCTTGCCGACCACATTTGTCGGGCACGCGTTCTGGAAAGAGGAAAGCGAAGCGGCAAGAAAGGGCCAGGCGACTCAGTTCTACAAGAATCTTGGCTTGCTAGGTGGTTTACTGCTTGTGATTACCGAATAG
- a CDS encoding nitroreductase family protein, which yields MTIQSEQRAVTLPRRTDNLASLLRGRRSVRKYLARPVARDLIEQILEAARWAPSPHGRQPWRFVVLTKQAVKAQLAAAMGETWQQNLRMDGQDEEIVNIRLEKSRQRILNAPVIIIPCLYLEDLDHYLDEKRQADETIMAIQSLGAAIQNMLLMAYDLGLDSGWMCAPLFCPEVVCNSLDLDKRLIPHALITVGYAAADPQRRERLPLNSLIVRFD from the coding sequence GTGACAATACAATCTGAGCAGCGAGCGGTAACATTACCTCGCCGGACGGATAATCTGGCATCCCTGTTGCGTGGCAGGCGCAGTGTACGTAAATACTTAGCGCGCCCGGTAGCGCGCGACCTGATCGAACAGATCTTAGAGGCGGCTCGCTGGGCGCCATCGCCGCATGGAAGGCAACCCTGGCGCTTTGTGGTCTTGACAAAACAGGCCGTCAAAGCCCAGCTTGCCGCGGCTATGGGCGAGACCTGGCAGCAAAACCTGCGCATGGATGGTCAGGACGAGGAGATTGTCAACATCCGGCTTGAGAAATCACGGCAGCGCATCCTGAATGCACCCGTCATCATTATTCCATGCCTGTATCTTGAAGACCTCGACCATTACCTGGATGAAAAAAGGCAGGCCGACGAAACGATCATGGCGATACAAAGCCTGGGAGCGGCCATTCAAAACATGCTCTTGATGGCCTACGACCTAGGACTTGATAGCGGCTGGATGTGTGCCCCACTGTTCTGCCCGGAAGTGGTGTGTAATTCGCTCGACCTGGACAAACGACTCATCCCACACGCATTGATTACCGTTGGATACGCAGCCGCTGACCCACAACGACGTGAGCGTCTGCCATTGAATAGCTTAATAGTTCGCTTTGATTAG
- the cofD gene encoding 2-phospho-L-lactate transferase gives MIVVLAGGVGAARFLQGLVQVVPQNRLTVIVNTGDDRDFYGLHVSPDIDIVTYTLAGLVDETRGWGIRNDTYNTMQQLTAYGNEDWFLLGDRDLATHIHRTNLLRQGKTLSEVTENLRQHFGLNIRIIPMSDQPIATHIQTPAGLLHFQEYMVKRHCTDEVQDVVFIGTSEAKPAPGVLDAIKEAEAILIAPSNPIVSIGSILAVPGIHDALHEASGMVVAVSPIVGGTPIKGPADKLMRGLGMEVSPVGVARCYRDFLDVMVIDEQDAHLIERIEDLGIPAMATNTIMRDSQAKAALARYVLEAAGLAF, from the coding sequence ATGATTGTAGTTCTTGCCGGCGGCGTAGGTGCGGCCCGCTTCTTACAAGGCCTGGTACAGGTTGTGCCTCAGAACAGGCTCACCGTCATCGTCAATACCGGCGATGATCGCGATTTCTACGGACTGCATGTCTCGCCCGACATCGATATCGTGACCTATACCCTCGCCGGACTGGTTGATGAAACGCGTGGCTGGGGCATTCGCAACGATACCTACAATACGATGCAGCAATTGACGGCCTATGGCAATGAAGACTGGTTCCTGCTCGGCGACCGCGATCTTGCCACGCATATACATCGCACGAACCTGCTCAGGCAGGGAAAGACGCTGAGCGAAGTCACCGAGAACCTGCGTCAGCATTTTGGCCTGAATATCCGTATCATACCTATGAGCGATCAACCCATAGCGACACATATTCAGACGCCAGCAGGCCTGCTTCATTTCCAGGAATACATGGTCAAACGGCACTGCACAGATGAAGTACAGGATGTCGTCTTTATTGGCACCAGCGAAGCGAAACCGGCTCCAGGAGTTCTGGATGCCATCAAGGAGGCCGAGGCCATCCTGATTGCGCCCAGCAATCCTATCGTGAGTATCGGTAGCATTCTGGCCGTTCCCGGTATCCATGATGCGCTTCACGAAGCTAGCGGCATGGTGGTCGCCGTCAGCCCGATTGTCGGTGGAACGCCGATCAAAGGACCTGCCGACAAGTTGATGCGCGGTCTGGGAATGGAAGTATCACCTGTTGGTGTTGCCCGCTGTTACCGGGATTTCCTGGATGTAATGGTCATCGACGAACAGGATGCTCACCTGATCGAACGAATCGAAGACCTGGGCATACCGGCGATGGCAACCAATACTATTATGCGCGATAGCCAGGCAAAAGCTGCCCTGGCGCGGTACGTCCTGGAGGCAGCGGGCCTGGCATTTTAA
- a CDS encoding PfkB family carbohydrate kinase → MVDRVGAGDSFAAGLIYGLTTGMDEQEALNFAVAASALKHTIPGDLNLVTLAEVQHLMSGDVTGRVQR, encoded by the coding sequence ATCGTTGATCGCGTTGGAGCCGGGGATTCCTTTGCAGCCGGATTGATCTATGGTCTGACGACAGGTATGGATGAGCAAGAGGCGCTGAACTTCGCAGTCGCGGCTTCTGCGCTCAAACACACGATTCCAGGGGACTTGAATCTGGTGACCCTCGCTGAGGTGCAACACCTGATGAGTGGCGATGTGACCGGGCGCGTGCAACGATAA
- a CDS encoding glucose 1-dehydrogenase, with protein sequence MKAIAVFPASREVKLIEQDEPVITQPDQVKLRMLDIGICGTDKEICTFAYGTPPAGANYLVIGHEALGEVVEAGAAVTSLAPGDLVVPTVRRPCPHARCRSCRAGHQDFCETGDFTERGIKGVHGYLTELVVDEACYMHLVPHHLRESAVLVEPLTIIEKAEYQLYGLTQRRPPWIDPSVSARTQGRGHTALVLGAGPVGLLGAMALRTAEFETFIYSREQEPDPRIAVAKAIGATYLSSRTLLPSQLEAEIGAIDLVYEAVGHSALALDVLRALGPNGIYILTGVPGRQTLIEADPASLFREMVLKNQVVLGTVNAGPQAFNAAIADLETFHRRWPDAVRALMAERTPIEQAAERILERPAGIKSVISCN encoded by the coding sequence ATGAAAGCGATTGCCGTGTTTCCCGCGAGCCGGGAAGTGAAGCTCATTGAACAGGATGAGCCGGTCATCACCCAACCGGATCAGGTCAAGCTCCGCATGCTGGATATTGGGATCTGTGGCACGGATAAAGAGATCTGCACCTTTGCCTATGGTACACCTCCAGCGGGCGCCAATTACCTGGTCATCGGTCACGAAGCGTTAGGTGAAGTAGTCGAGGCTGGGGCAGCCGTCACTTCTCTTGCGCCGGGTGACCTGGTCGTGCCAACGGTGCGCCGTCCCTGTCCTCACGCCAGGTGCCGCTCCTGCCGTGCCGGTCATCAGGATTTCTGCGAAACGGGGGATTTTACCGAGCGCGGCATCAAAGGGGTGCATGGCTATTTGACTGAGTTGGTTGTGGATGAGGCATGCTACATGCATCTCGTGCCACATCACCTCCGTGAGAGCGCTGTGCTGGTTGAGCCGCTGACCATCATCGAAAAAGCAGAATATCAGTTGTATGGACTCACGCAACGTCGTCCTCCCTGGATTGACCCGTCAGTCTCTGCGCGCACGCAGGGTCGTGGGCACACAGCACTGGTTCTGGGAGCAGGCCCGGTGGGTTTGTTAGGCGCGATGGCCCTGCGAACAGCCGAATTCGAGACGTTCATCTATTCGCGGGAGCAAGAACCAGATCCCCGTATCGCAGTTGCGAAAGCCATTGGCGCGACCTACCTTTCGAGCCGGACGCTCTTGCCATCTCAGCTTGAAGCAGAGATTGGTGCGATCGATCTAGTCTATGAGGCGGTCGGTCACTCCGCGCTCGCGTTGGACGTGCTACGGGCACTGGGTCCGAATGGAATCTATATCCTGACGGGCGTCCCTGGCCGACAAACCCTGATTGAAGCCGATCCAGCCTCCCTTTTTCGCGAGATGGTCTTGAAGAATCAGGTGGTGTTGGGAACGGTCAACGCGGGACCACAAGCTTTCAACGCTGCAATCGCAGATCTGGAGACCTTCCACCGGCGCTGGCCCGATGCTGTACGTGCTCTGATGGCGGAGCGCACTCCGATTGAACAGGCCGCCGAGCGCATTCTTGAACGACCTGCGGGCATTAAGAGCGTCATTTCCTGTAATTAA
- a CDS encoding glycogen debranching N-terminal domain-containing protein produces MSENTISILEGNTFVVSDRRGNIDASTSEPTGLFSWDTRFLSRWVLALDGKQLAILSTDELDSYFSAQFFLAPGTGTTYVDADLSVIRKRSVGNGFHEDLTIANHKEQPVDFQVRLDVAADFADLFEVKDALPKKGTYFHHIEDRLLILGYRREGYVRETWISTTAQAAIDEHGFTFSVHIEPHKEWHACLEVDVEISNMHILHNAVRYQHSALRVRPDMQLGLAKWHQDAPEITSGWPWLGRIYQRSLVDLAALRFHSYLVPGGALPAAGLPWFMTIFGRDSLLTGLQALPFYPEILETTLRQLALQQGTRYDDFRDEEPGKILHEVRFGEMTAFEERPHSPYYGAADSTPLFLVCLDEYERWTGNENLVRELEMEARTALTWIDTSGDLNGDGYVEYDRRNKETGLENQCWKDSWNSILFADGSLARRPLAVCEIQGYVYDAKVRCARLARTFWGDPELARRLEKEAAELKRHFNQDFWVEQREFFALALDGDGRQVDSLTSNIGHLLWSGIVEKEKAEACKRHLMSDQLFSGWGIRTMAEGEGGYNPLGYHIGTVWPHDNSIIALGLRRYGYDEEAARIALAMLEAARFFEGRLPEAFAGYARNLTGFPVEYPTACSPQAWATGTPLLLIRTMLGLEPVGDRLTAHPVVPKTLGYLQMSGIPGRWGHTDIFGKGRVVVPESVDHLERLMI; encoded by the coding sequence ATGAGCGAAAATACGATCAGCATCCTTGAAGGCAATACGTTTGTTGTGAGTGATCGGCGCGGAAACATTGATGCCTCTACAAGTGAACCGACAGGTCTGTTCTCGTGGGATACGCGCTTCCTTTCGCGCTGGGTGTTGGCGCTTGATGGGAAACAGCTGGCTATTTTGTCAACGGACGAGCTTGACAGCTACTTTAGCGCACAGTTCTTTCTTGCACCGGGAACAGGGACCACCTATGTCGATGCGGATCTTTCCGTAATACGCAAACGCTCCGTTGGCAACGGTTTTCACGAAGACCTGACGATTGCTAATCATAAAGAGCAGCCGGTTGATTTTCAGGTTCGTCTCGATGTCGCAGCCGATTTTGCTGATCTTTTTGAAGTCAAAGACGCGCTTCCGAAAAAAGGAACTTACTTCCACCACATTGAGGATCGCCTCTTAATCCTGGGCTATCGTCGCGAGGGCTATGTCCGTGAGACATGGATTTCTACCACGGCACAGGCCGCTATTGATGAGCATGGTTTCACCTTCTCTGTACATATTGAGCCTCACAAGGAATGGCATGCCTGCCTGGAAGTTGATGTAGAGATATCCAATATGCATATTCTCCACAATGCGGTGCGGTATCAACACAGCGCGTTACGCGTCAGACCAGATATGCAACTGGGACTGGCAAAGTGGCACCAGGATGCACCCGAGATCACCTCCGGCTGGCCCTGGCTGGGTCGCATCTATCAGCGCAGCCTGGTCGATCTCGCTGCGCTGCGCTTTCACTCCTACCTGGTGCCTGGTGGCGCATTACCGGCTGCCGGATTACCCTGGTTCATGACCATCTTTGGGCGCGATAGCCTGCTCACCGGTCTCCAGGCCCTACCGTTCTATCCGGAGATACTCGAAACCACCCTGCGGCAGCTTGCCTTACAACAGGGCACACGCTACGATGATTTCCGAGACGAGGAACCGGGGAAAATCCTCCACGAGGTCCGTTTTGGCGAGATGACAGCCTTTGAGGAGCGCCCGCACTCCCCTTACTATGGAGCCGCCGACTCCACACCGCTGTTCCTCGTCTGCCTGGATGAATATGAACGCTGGACGGGTAATGAGAACCTGGTGCGTGAGTTAGAAATGGAAGCGCGGACCGCTCTGACCTGGATCGATACCTCTGGTGATCTCAATGGGGATGGCTACGTGGAGTATGACCGCCGAAACAAGGAAACCGGGTTAGAAAATCAATGCTGGAAAGACTCCTGGAACTCGATCCTCTTTGCCGATGGGAGTCTTGCCCGTCGCCCTCTTGCGGTCTGTGAGATCCAGGGATATGTCTACGATGCGAAGGTGCGCTGCGCTCGCCTCGCGCGAACATTCTGGGGCGACCCGGAACTGGCCAGGCGGTTGGAGAAAGAAGCAGCAGAACTCAAGCGCCACTTTAACCAGGATTTCTGGGTCGAGCAGCGGGAGTTTTTTGCGCTGGCTCTCGATGGCGATGGTCGTCAGGTGGATTCACTCACCTCCAATATCGGACATCTGCTCTGGAGCGGCATTGTCGAAAAGGAGAAGGCAGAAGCATGTAAGCGCCATTTGATGAGTGACCAACTCTTTTCCGGTTGGGGCATACGGACTATGGCCGAGGGAGAGGGCGGGTACAATCCTCTTGGCTATCACATTGGCACCGTCTGGCCCCATGACAACTCGATTATTGCGCTGGGACTCAGACGCTATGGATATGATGAGGAAGCGGCGCGCATTGCGCTTGCCATGCTAGAAGCGGCGCGATTCTTTGAGGGCCGTTTACCGGAGGCATTTGCGGGCTATGCAAGAAACCTGACGGGCTTTCCAGTCGAATACCCAACGGCGTGCAGTCCTCAAGCCTGGGCGACAGGAACGCCCCTGCTCTTGATTCGCACAATGCTCGGACTGGAACCGGTAGGTGACCGTCTCACAGCTCACCCGGTTGTCCCAAAAACATTGGGCTACCTGCAGATGTCAGGCATCCCCGGTCGTTGGGGCCATACCGATATTTTCGGAAAAGGAAGGGTTGTGGTTCCTGAATCCGTTGATCACCTGGAACGTCTCATGATTTAA
- the glnA gene encoding type I glutamate--ammonia ligase, giving the protein MTPEEVLEFAKDHGARMVDFKFVDLPGTWQHFSVPLRELGEETFVEGKAFDGSSIRGFQTINESDMLVIPDADSAIMDPFTAVPTLSLVCNIAHPGPAGRKKPYSRDPRYIASKAEAYLRSTGIADTSYFGPEAEFFIFDNVRYNSTSNIQYAEIDSDEAHWNSSRNGSANLGHRMRVKEGYFPVAPNDTLQDVRSEMALLLEDLGVPVEAQHHEVGGPGQAEIDIRFNTLLKTADNVMLYKYVVKNTARKYGKTVTFMPKPVFGDNGSGMHVHQSLWKGEKPLFFDMEGYAGISQIARYYIGGLLTHAPALLAIVASTTNSYKRLVPGFEAPVNLVFSKGNRSAAVRIPLTECPSAKRIEFRPPDPTANPYLAFSALLMAGLDGIKRGIDPSDYGYGPVDRDLYHMSKEELREIRSVPGSLDEALNALEDDHSFLLEGGVFTTDVLEHYVEMKRAQADEVRLRPAPIEFALYYDV; this is encoded by the coding sequence ATGACCCCTGAAGAGGTATTAGAATTCGCTAAAGATCACGGTGCTAGAATGGTGGACTTCAAGTTTGTCGATTTACCGGGAACCTGGCAGCATTTCAGTGTTCCTTTGCGTGAACTTGGAGAAGAGACGTTCGTGGAAGGGAAAGCGTTTGACGGTTCCAGTATCCGTGGTTTTCAGACCATCAACGAAAGTGATATGCTGGTTATCCCCGATGCGGATAGCGCCATTATGGACCCTTTCACCGCAGTACCAACATTGAGCCTGGTTTGTAATATCGCCCATCCCGGACCCGCCGGTCGTAAAAAACCCTATTCTCGCGACCCGCGTTATATTGCCAGCAAAGCCGAGGCATATCTTCGTTCTACCGGCATAGCCGATACCAGCTACTTCGGCCCTGAAGCCGAATTTTTCATTTTTGACAATGTGCGATACAACTCTACCTCAAATATCCAGTATGCGGAAATTGACTCCGACGAGGCACACTGGAATAGCTCTCGCAATGGTAGCGCCAACCTTGGTCACCGTATGCGTGTGAAAGAGGGATACTTCCCGGTCGCCCCCAACGATACCTTGCAGGATGTTCGTAGCGAGATGGCGCTACTGCTCGAAGACTTAGGCGTGCCAGTCGAGGCCCAGCATCACGAGGTCGGTGGTCCTGGACAGGCCGAGATCGATATCCGCTTCAATACCCTGCTCAAGACCGCGGATAATGTCATGCTTTATAAATATGTCGTCAAGAATACCGCGCGCAAGTATGGCAAGACCGTTACCTTCATGCCCAAGCCGGTCTTTGGCGACAACGGCTCCGGCATGCACGTCCACCAGAGCCTGTGGAAAGGCGAGAAACCCCTGTTTTTCGATATGGAAGGCTACGCCGGCATCTCACAGATCGCCCGCTACTACATTGGTGGCCTGCTGACACACGCACCCGCGCTGCTGGCAATCGTGGCATCGACCACGAACAGCTACAAGCGCCTGGTGCCCGGCTTCGAAGCTCCTGTCAACCTGGTCTTCTCCAAGGGCAATCGCAGCGCGGCAGTACGCATCCCATTGACGGAGTGCCCATCCGCCAAGCGTATCGAATTCCGCCCGCCTGATCCGACTGCGAACCCCTATCTGGCCTTCTCCGCTCTACTGATGGCCGGTCTCGACGGCATCAAGCGCGGCATCGATCCCAGCGATTATGGCTACGGGCCGGTTGATCGCGACCTGTATCATATGTCGAAAGAGGAGTTGCGCGAGATTCGCTCCGTTCCCGGTTCTCTCGACGAAGCCTTGAACGCGCTTGAGGATGACCATTCCTTCCTGCTCGAAGGCGGCGTTTTCACAACCGATGTCCTCGAACATTATGTAGAAATGAAACGCGCGCAGGCCGACGAGGTGCGCCTGCGACCGGCGCCGATTGAGTTCGCGCTCTACTACGACGTATAG
- the cofE gene encoding coenzyme F420-0:L-glutamate ligase, which translates to MHILPITGIGEIPPGADLGLLIYEAMQTQQLTLQQGDILVVTQKIVSKAEGRVVNLDEIEPSEFARIAALESRKDAPYIEVVLRESRRVVRMDHGVLLTETRHGFVCANAGVDESNVDGNRAITLLPVDPDRSAQELRSRLQQLSGEGSDFDIAIIISDTWGRPWRNGQVNMAIGIAGIEPLADYRGQYDPYGYELHASVIAVVDELASAAELVMGKVDGVPVALIRGYPYHRGEASMKMLLRDPSMDMFR; encoded by the coding sequence TTGCACATCTTACCCATTACCGGCATAGGCGAGATTCCCCCAGGCGCTGACCTGGGACTTCTCATCTATGAAGCCATGCAAACGCAGCAACTAACACTCCAGCAAGGTGATATACTCGTTGTAACGCAAAAAATCGTCTCTAAAGCCGAGGGCAGAGTCGTCAATCTTGATGAGATAGAACCATCAGAATTCGCTCGCATTGCTGCTCTTGAGAGCAGAAAGGATGCACCCTACATTGAGGTCGTATTGCGTGAAAGCCGTCGTGTCGTGCGCATGGATCATGGAGTATTGTTGACCGAGACCAGGCATGGCTTCGTTTGCGCCAATGCGGGCGTCGACGAATCGAATGTGGATGGGAATCGCGCCATCACGCTGCTGCCGGTTGATCCCGATCGCTCAGCGCAAGAATTACGTTCGCGTTTGCAGCAGCTTTCAGGCGAAGGATCAGATTTTGATATTGCCATTATTATTTCAGACACCTGGGGGCGTCCCTGGCGCAATGGGCAGGTCAACATGGCCATCGGGATAGCGGGAATTGAACCCCTGGCGGATTATCGAGGACAATATGACCCCTATGGCTATGAATTACATGCCAGCGTGATTGCGGTAGTCGATGAACTGGCATCGGCGGCGGAGCTGGTAATGGGGAAGGTCGATGGTGTGCCTGTCGCCCTCATTCGTGGCTATCCGTATCACCGAGGAGAGGCCAGCATGAAAATGCTTTTGCGCGACCCCTCGATGGATATGTTCCGCTAG
- a CDS encoding metallophosphoesterase, translating into MNELQSSTAGNTPDQELLYFWALGDLHYCAIDSWHAVHTQRLAPMFRDLRSLWSREGYPAFCVSPGDIIERSAPENFELAKKELENQLGKVPFYPGLGNHELYADGDESVENLIQDYTVFWGKPVRYFWVENSVLCIMLDAIGYPEPFYTQETLAFLETALAKHPKHPAVIFSHCPLYNTVLDRGSGSESQLDYHTLDPFFAIQNSDEVRAILARHRNAGLYLSGHTHSGWQAPNLVYTEQLGDHDVTFINVMSPWYTGFHKGPRLSSDHTHCDYTPDAPDVLVSFSVQVYRDKALIRLRDHRGRNWLAEWVVPIG; encoded by the coding sequence TTGAACGAATTGCAATCATCCACAGCAGGTAACACTCCTGACCAGGAACTTCTCTACTTCTGGGCATTGGGCGATTTGCATTATTGCGCTATTGATTCATGGCATGCAGTCCATACCCAGCGATTAGCACCCATGTTTCGAGACCTGCGTTCGCTCTGGTCCCGCGAAGGCTATCCTGCATTTTGTGTCTCTCCCGGCGATATTATTGAGAGGAGTGCGCCGGAGAACTTCGAACTGGCGAAAAAGGAACTTGAAAACCAGCTTGGAAAGGTTCCATTTTACCCCGGACTCGGTAATCACGAGTTATATGCTGACGGCGATGAGAGCGTCGAGAATCTGATTCAAGACTATACCGTTTTCTGGGGCAAGCCTGTGCGTTACTTCTGGGTGGAAAACAGCGTCCTGTGCATCATGCTTGATGCCATAGGATATCCAGAGCCGTTCTATACGCAGGAAACGCTGGCCTTCCTGGAAACAGCGCTGGCCAAGCACCCGAAGCATCCCGCGGTCATCTTTTCTCACTGCCCGCTCTACAATACCGTTCTGGATCGTGGAAGTGGGAGCGAAAGCCAGCTCGATTATCACACGTTGGACCCGTTTTTTGCCATTCAAAATTCTGACGAGGTGCGAGCTATTCTTGCGCGGCACAGGAATGCGGGACTCTACCTCAGCGGGCACACACATTCTGGCTGGCAGGCGCCAAATCTTGTCTATACGGAGCAATTGGGCGACCATGATGTCACATTTATTAATGTGATGTCACCATGGTACACGGGATTTCATAAGGGGCCGCGCCTGAGCAGTGATCATACCCATTGCGATTATACACCTGATGCGCCTGATGTTCTGGTTTCGTTCTCCGTCCAGGTGTATCGCGATAAAGCGCTCATTCGCTTGCGCGATCATCGAGGGAGAAACTGGCTGGCAGAATGGGTGGTTCCTATTGGCTAG